A region from the Caldisericaceae bacterium genome encodes:
- a CDS encoding DMT family transporter, with translation ISNSFKIENILGVFLSLLAVTSWALATVISNSTYKHFKPIELNTLGLFFGTILLIPFTNVSHIQTLLTINKPTFFAILYLGILSILIGYTVWFKALEYKEASTTATFIYLNPIIGSLSGVIFLKETLNTIMLIGGILIVFGLVFVNPLRLERK, from the coding sequence ATTTCCAATAGTTTCAAAATCGAAAACATTTTAGGAGTGTTTTTAAGCCTTTTAGCAGTAACTTCATGGGCTCTTGCAACAGTAATTTCCAACTCGACTTACAAACACTTTAAACCGATCGAATTAAACACACTTGGTTTGTTCTTTGGCACAATTTTACTTATTCCTTTTACTAATGTTAGCCACATACAAACATTATTAACAATCAATAAACCGACGTTTTTTGCTATACTATACCTTGGTATTTTGAGTATCCTTATAGGCTATACTGTATGGTTTAAAGCGCTTGAATACAAAGAAGCCTCTACCACTGCAACTTTTATCTACTTAAACCCAATAATTGGAAGTTTAAGCGGCGTTATATTTCTAAAAGAAACACTAAATACAATCATGCTTATAGGCGGTATACTTATAGTGTTTGGCTTAGTATTTGTTAATCCTCTTCGCTTAGAGAGGAAGTAA